One Solanum pennellii chromosome 9, SPENNV200 DNA segment encodes these proteins:
- the LOC107029758 gene encoding ankyrin repeat domain-containing protein 39-like — protein MAVQRGRNGMMGEEDDEGGLFEEELEFEEEPDSHIPLHLRDIFNAAESGDVDALRQALDNFNGSIDEPLEDGDTALHITCLYGHLACVELLLERGASVEAKDEDGAIPLHDACAGGYTEIARLLINNAPDPECVKRMLDTFDEEGDAPLHHAARGEHLDVIRLLIASGASACRNNLLGRTPSELVEPESEACIILDEAISAEIGRPYRST, from the exons ATGGCGGTACAAAGGGGACGTAACGGCATGATGGGTGAAGAAGATGACGAAGGCGGTTTATTCGAGGAGGAATTGGAGTTCGAAGAAGAGCCAGATTCTCACATACCTCTTCACCTCCGTGACATTTTCAACGCCGCCGAGTCCGGCGACGTCGACGCTCTTCGCCAAGCCCTAG ATAATTTTAATGGAAGCATTGATGAACCTCTAGAAGATGGGGACACTGCTCTTCATATTACTTGTCTGTATGGCCATCTGGCATGTGTGGAG CTACTGTTAGAGAGAGGAGCTTCTGTGGAGGCTAAGGATGAAGATGGAGCAATTCCATTGCATGATGCTTGTGCTGGAG GATACACAGAAATAGCCCGTCTGCTAATCAACAATGCACCTGACCCTGAATGCGTGAAAAGGATGCTGGACACCTTTGATGAAGAAGGTGATGCG CCTCTCCATCATGCCGCCAGAGGTGAACATTTAGATGTGATCAGATTATTGATAGCTTCAGGGGCTTCTGCTTGTAGGAACAATTTATTAGGAAGG ACCCCATCTGAGCTTGTTGAGCCTGAAAGTGAAGCTTGCATAATCTTAGACGAAGCTATAAGTGCTGAAATCGGTCGTCCCTATAGGTCTACATAA
- the LOC107031065 gene encoding ras-related protein RABC2a, producing the protein MGPSTATTGQSNSSYDLSFKILLIGDSGVGKSSLLVSFISNAVDDLAPTIGVDFKIKTLTVSGKKLKLTIWDTAGQERFRTLTSSYYRGAQGIILVYDVTRRETFTNLSDVWAKEVELYSNNQDCVKMLVGNKVDRESERAVTREEGIALAKELGGLFLECSAKTRENVQNCFEELALKIMEVPSLLEEGSTVGKRNILKQKQEQQTPQGGGGCCS; encoded by the exons ATGGGTCCATCGACGGCGACGACGGGGCAGAGCAATAGCAGTTACGATCTGTCATTTAAGATCTTGTTGATCGGAGATTCTGGAGTTGGAAAGAGTAGCTTGCTTGTTAGCTTCATTTCTAATGCCGTTGACGATCTGGCCCCTACCATTG GCGTTGATTTTAAGATCAAGACACTCACTGTTAGTGGGAAAAAACTGAAGCTTACCATTTGGGACACAG CTGGGCAGGAGAGGTTCAGGACACTGACAAGCTCCTACTACAGAGGTGCTCAAGGGATCATTCTTG TCTATGATGTAACAAGAAGAGAGACCTTCACAAACCTGTCTGATGTGTGGGCAAAAGAGGTGGAGCTGTATAGTAATAATCAGGATTGTGTAAAGATGCTGGTTGGAAATAAAGTTGACaga GAATCCGAGAGAGCTGTGACCAGGGAAGAAGGCATTGCCTTAGCGAAGGAACTTGGAGGTCTATTTCTTGAATGTAGTGCTAAAACTCGAGAAAATGTGCAAAACTGCTTTGAAGAGCTTGCCTTAAAG ATAATGGAGGTGCCTAGTCTCCTTGAAGAAGGATCCACTGTAGGGAAGAGAAATATCTTGAAACAGAAACAAGAACAGCAAACACCACAGGGCGGTGGTGGTTGCTGCTCATGA
- the LOC107031064 gene encoding splicing factor 3A subunit 2, protein MDREWGSKPGSGGAASAQNEAIDRRERLRRLALETIDLAKDPYFMRNHLGSYECKLCLTLHNNEGNYLAHTQGKRHQTNLAKRAAREAKDAPAQPQPHKRKVTLKRNVKIGRPGYRVTKQFDPETKQRSLLFQIEYPEIEDNTKPRHRFMSSFEQKIQPFDKRYQFLLFAAEPYEIISFKVPSTEIDKSTPKFFSHWDPDSKMFTLQLYFKTKPLEINKPPTAPTDNGLSAPGASSRPLPPPPQAPPPPPPQGLPPGAPNPPPRGPPSGSMPPPPPPMGNGPRPMPPGGNLPAPPPPPVGGGAMANFTPGGHMGRPPMMPPQGFPGQQQMQGQGMRPPPPPPNMG, encoded by the exons ATGGACAGAGAATGGGGTTCGAAGCCGGGAAGCGGCGGCGCCGCCTCCGCCCAGAACGAGGCAATCGACCGCCGTGAGAGGTTGCGCCGGCTGGCTTTAGAGACCATAGACCTCGCAAAAGATCCTTATTTCATGCGAAATCATCTCGGAAGCTATGAATGTAAGCTTTGCTTGACGTTACACAACAATGAAGGGAATTACTTGGCTCACACTCAAGGAAAACGGCATCAGACTAATTTAGCTAAAAGAGCTGCTCGTGAAGCTAAGGATGCTCCTGCTCAACCTCAGCCTCATAAGCGCAAAGTTACTCTCAAAAGAAATG TTAAAATTGGTAGGCCTGGCTACCGAGTGACCAAGCAATTTGATCCGGAAACAAAACAAAGATCTCTTTTATTCCAG ATTGAATATCCTGAGATTGAAGACAACACAAAGCCAAGGCACCGATTCATGTCCTCATTCGAGCAG AAAATCCAACCATTTGACAAAAGATATCAGTTTCTTCTGTTTGCTGCTGAACCATATGAGATCATTTCATTTAAG GTTCCAAGCACTGAGATTGACAAATCAACTCCCAAGTTTTTCTCACATTGGGATCCAGACTCGAAAATGTTCACT ttgcAGTTATACTTCAAGACTAAGCCACTGGAGATTAACAAGCCACCAACTGCTCCTACAGACAACGGGTTGTCAGCACCAGGTGCCTCATCCAGGCCTCTACCTCCACCACCCCAAGCtccacctccacctccaccaCAAGGTCTTCCTCCTGGAGCTCCAAATCCTCCACCCAGAGGCCCACCATCTGGATCAATGCCTCCACCCCCTCCCCCTATGGGTAACGGACCTAGACCTATGCCACCAGGAGGTAACTTACCTGCCCCACCACCTCCTCCCGTTGGTGGTGGAGCTATGGCTAATTTCACTCCAGGTGGACACATGGGGAGACCTCCAATGATGCCTCCACAAGGTTTTCCAGGTCAACAACAGATGCAAGGCCAAGGAATGCGCCCACCACCTCCACCACCCAACATGGGTTGA
- the LOC107031063 gene encoding phosphatidylinositol 4-phosphate 5-kinase 9-like: protein MSGLGAIADNIERTITLSDRTKSLDSSLIHDNNDNTKLTNGEVCLTSESTNFRVGELLLPNGESYSGSLLGNIPEGSGKYRWSDGCRYVGEWRHGITHGHGKLEFPSGAVYDGEFSGGYMHGEGTYIGPDKVIYRGRWRFNLKHGLGYQMYPNGDIFEGSWMQGTPEGPGKYTWDNGNVYFGNMKGGKISGKGTLTWINGDSYEGSWLNGAMHGVGMYTWSDGSCYIGTWTHSLKDGKGTFYPSGSRLTAGQELYLNALRKRGLLPDMRKQSQVSHIHHAASVDMGNVKVSGKLPERNLLNFGQSRPTNVSLERRWSLEVAIEKVIGHNLDGDMEDAMSSPILEREYMQGILISEVVLNERFSPPSGRARRRQKRFVRELKRPGEAIIKGHRSYDLMLSLQLGIRYTVGKITPIQRRDIRTSDFGPRASFWMYFPKGGSQLTPTHQSEDFKWKDYCPMVFRNLREMFKIDAADYMMSICGNDALRELSSPGKSGSVFFLSQDDRFMIKTLRKSEVKVLLRMLPNYHRHVKTYENTLITKFFGLHRIKPSSGQKFRFVVMGNMFCTELRIHRRFDLKGSSLGRSADKVEIDENTILKDLDLNYCFYLEPSWREALLRQIEIDSKFLEEENIMDYSLLLGVHYRAPQHLQSLISCSGRTTADGLEIVAEEESLEDEISPQGLVLVPRGSDDSVVVGPHVRGSRLRASSATGDAEVDLLLPGTARFQIQLGVNMPARAEYIPKEGQTQVFHEVYDVVLYLGIIDILQEYNMSKKLEHAYKSIQFDSVSISAVDPTYYSERFLEFIRKVFPTYAVAT, encoded by the exons ATGTCTGGTCTTGGGGCCATTGCCGACAATATTGAAAGAACGATTACTTTATCGGATAGAACAAAGTCACTTGATTCTTCATTAATTCATGACAATAATGACAATACCAAATTGACAAATGGTGAAGTTTGTCTTACTTCTGAATCCACCAACTTTAGAGTTGGGGAGCTCTTATTACCAAATGGGGAATCCTATTCTGGGTCCCTGCTGGGCAACATACCCGAAGGTTCTGGAAAGTATAGGTGGTCTGATGGTTGTCGGTATGTGGGTGAGTGGAGACATGGGATAACACATGGTCATGGGAAACTAGAATTTCCTTCTGGTGCTGTTTATGATGGTGAATTTTCAGGTGGTTATATGCATGGTGAGGGGACATATATTGGACCTGATAAAGTGATCTACAGGGGACGCTGGCGGTTTAACCTTAAACATGGTTTAGGATATCAAATGTATCCCAATGGGGATATTTTTGAAGGGTCCTGGATGCAAGGAACCCCTGAAGGACCGGGTAAGTATACATGGGATAACGGGAATGTCTACTTTGGAAACATGAAAGGAGGGAAAATATCAGGGAAAGGAACTCTCACTTGGATTAACGGAGATTCGTATGAAGGGAGCTGGTTAAATGGTGCAATGCATGGCGTCGGTATGTATACATGGAGTGATGGTAGCTGTTATATTGGTACATGGACACATAGTCTAAAGGATGGAAAAGGAACATTTTATCCTAGTGGTAGCAGGCTTACGGCTGGTCAAGAATTGTACCTCAATGCATTGAGAAAACGAGGGTTACTGCCAGATATGAGAAAACAAAGTCAAGTCTCCCATATCCATCATGCCGCTTCAGTTGATATGGGAAATGTTAAAGTCAGTGGTAAACTTCCAGAGAGAAACCTGTTAAATTTCGGTCAGTCGCGACCTACAAATGTTTCTCTGGAAAGACGATGGAGTCTTGAAGTAGCCATTGAGAAAGTTATTGGTCATAATTTAGATGGAGACATGGAGGATGCTATGAGTTCTCCAATTTTGGAAAGAGAGTACATGCAAGGCATCCTAATCAGTGAGGTTGTCTTAAATGAGCGTTTTTCACCACCATCCGGGAGAGCCAGAAGGAGGCAAAAGAGATTTGTAAGGGAATTAAAGAGACCAGGTGAAGCAATCATAAAGGGTCACAGGAGCTATGATTTAATGCTAAGTCTACAGCTTGGGATCAG ATACACTGTGGGGAAAATTACACCTATACAAAGACGAGATATACGAACTTCAGATTTTGGTCCGCGTGCTAGCTTTTGGATGTATTTTCCAAAAGGAGGATCTCAGTTGACACCTACACACCAGTCTGAAGATTTCAAGTGGAAAGATTATTGCCCAATGGTCTTCAG GAATCTGAGGGAGATGTTTAAGATTGATGCTGCTGATTACATGATGTCAATTTGTGGAAATGATGCCCTTAGAGAGCTTTCTTCTCCTGGAAAAAGTGGCAGTGTATTTTTCCTGTCTCAAGATGACCGTTTCATGATTAAGACATTACGTAAATCTGAAGTTAAG GTTTTGCTGCGGATGCTTCCGAATTATCATCGCCATGTCAAGACTTACGAGAATACTCTCATCACTAAATTTTTTGGACTTCACAGGATAAAACCTTCCAGTGGACAAAAG TTCCGCTTTGTAGTAATGGGAAATATGTTTTGTACGGAGTTGAGAATCCACCGAAGATTTGATCTTAAAGGTTCTTCACTAGGACGATCTGCTGATAAGGTTGAAATTGATGAGAACACTATACTTAAGGATCTAGATTTGAACTACTGCTTTTATCTAGAGCCTTCTTGGCGCGAAGCTTTATTAAG GCAGATCGAAATTGACAGTAAATTCTTGGAGGAAGAGAACATTATGGATTACAGCCTCTTGTTAGGTGTTCATTATAGAGCACCTCAACACCTACAATCTCTCATTTCGTGTAGTGGACGCACCACGGCAGATGGATTAGAAATTGTTGCAGAAGAAG AGTCTCTGGAGGATGAAATATCGCCCCAGGGCCTTGTTTTGGTCCCTCGTGGAAGTGATGATAGTGTCGTTGTGGGTCCGCATGTCAGAGGCAGCCGATTACGAGCGTCATCAGCTACCGGTGATGCGGAAGTGGACCTCCTCCTCCCCGGAACAGCAAG ATTCCAGATTCAGCTTGGGGTGAATATGCCAGCAAGGGCGGAGTACATACCAAAAGAAGGTCAAACCCAGGTGTTCCACGAAGTATATGACGTTGTGTTATACCTCGGGATCATTGATATATTGCAAGAATACAACATGAGCAAGAAGTTAGAACATGCATACAAATCGATTCAGTTTGATTCTGTTTCCATTTCTGCAGTTGACCCAACGTACTACTCGGAGAGGTTCTTGGAGTTCATTCGGAAGGTCTTCCCTACATATGCTGTAGCAACTTGA